The sequence AACAGAAGGGAAAATCCCTTAATCAGCCTTTCATTTTTAAGGAATAAAATTGGAATGATCCCGATTAGGGGAACAAATATTGATAAAGAGAGAATATCCATTTTATATTTGGCTCTTTAAGACTTTTTTCTGTCAAAAACCTCTTTCATTGCTAATTGCTAATTTTGCATTGCTAATTTTATATAATCCACAAAAAACCCCGTAGAACTATTATAATTATTCCATCTTCAATTTGCCATTTAAAATTTTCCCATTTCAATAAACCTCTATTTCTTTTTCATTTATGTTATTTTCTTCGTTTTCTTCTTCTATCTTGTTTTCGCAGTCTGCCACAACCCTTATTGTTTGTATGCCTTCTTCGCTGGGAAGCCAGATTGTATTTATGGTTGTGCTTTCTTTGTCCTTTAAGCTTTTTATTATCTTTCCAAATCCAATGTTAGAAGAATTACAAAAGAAACCTACACTAATGAAATCTGCCTTTGTATTTCCTATATTCTTTATGGTTGCCTTTATCCTTGTCCATATCCCAAGCTTTGGCTCTAAAACATCTATTTCAGAAACAACAAGGTCAGCTAGATTAGACTTGGGTTTAACCACCCCTTTCTTTTTCATAGGAGAAAGGAATCTATCGTCTTTTTCCCCAAAAACCACCATCCTATGATTTCCACAATCAGCAATGTAGAGATTAGAATCAGCATCAAGGAATAATCCATAGGGATAGAGAAGCTTTATGGGTAATACATCAATAATTTTTCCATAAAAATCAAGCTTTAAGATGCAATTTTTTTCCCTCTCTGCTACATAGATATTGCTATCCTTGTCAACTACAATCCCAGCGGGAGAGAGAAGATTCTCTATGGTTTTTACCAATATGCCAGATTGCGAAAATTTTTTTATTGTATTGCCATCAGAGACAAGGATAAATCCAAAATTGTCCTTCGCAATGCAAGATGGCTCTTTAAGAGAAGAACAGAGTGTTCCAAGATATTCTCCATCTAAAGAAAACCTCATAATTTCCTTAGAGCAAAGAACAAAGATAGCCTTCTTATCTACAAGCAAATCCCTTGGGAAGGTAAGGCTTGAAAGCCTTAAAATCTCATTTCCTCCTTTGTCAAATTTTATAACCACATTTTCCCTTGAGCTTAAACAATAAATATTTTCATAACCATCAACGAATATTGCAATAGGTGAGGGGAAATCCCAAACTGCCTTTGGCTTAAAGGAGAAGTCAAGAGAGAGAATTCTGTTATTTCCTGTATCTGCAATGTATATACCATCCTTGCTCAAAGCAACATCATAAGGAAGATTAAGCCTTTCTAAGGATTTTCCCGAGGCTTTCCATTCCTCTTCAAGAATTCCATCAAGGGAAAATTTTAAGACCCTATTTCCTCCCTTCTCGGAAACAAAGATGGATGAGCGGTTGAAAGCAAGATCAGCTGGATTTGACAAACCTTTAATAAATGGAACAAATCCATTATCGGCAAGCTTTACAATAGAAGAGCTATCCGTAATATAGAGATTTTTATCAGGAGAGAATGCTAATCCACCTGGATTATTTATTCCCCTTATTGATTCAATAAATCCTCCATCCTTATTAAACCTCATAATTCTATCATTGGAGGAATCAGAGATGTATACATCCTCATCTATTGCTATTCCACAAGGCCATTTTAGACCCTCTTTCTTTCCAAATTCCATAATAAATCTTCCTTCCAGGCTGAATTTTTGAACTATGCCATTTCCCGAATCAACCACATAGAGATAATCGTCTTTATCAAAGGCTATAGAATTTGGATACCTAAATCTTCCTTTTCCCTCTCCCAAGCCACCTATGTTCATCTTGAATGTGCCGTCAGGAGAAAATACAGAAATTCTATTGTTCCAGGTATCAGATACATATATATCGCCTCTGGAATTTATGGCTACATCCATTGGTCCATCAAGGCATCTCTTACCTTCTCCCCTTTCTCCAAAGTCAAGAGAAAGCCTTCCATCCCTTGTATATTTTTTTATTCTGGAGTCTCCCGAGGAAACAACATAGATCATCCCAGCTTTATCTATACAAATGCCGGATGGCACTTGGAAATTCCAGTTAATATCTGGAAAGACAAAGAGCGAAAAAAGTAAAGGGGTTATCTTTTTCATAAGAAATATTATAAAAAAACAAGCCTTTTTTGTCTAATGAAAGTTGACATTAAGATAATTGACAAGAAAATATAGTTAAATGTATTATTTTTTAATAATGGCAATTGAAATATTAGATGTAAGGGGGCTTAGGTGCCCCCACCCAGTAATGAAGATTGCGATTAAGTCTCCTGATATGAAAAAGGGGGATATTCTGGAGGTTTTGGGAGATTGCCCTACATTTGAAAGGGGTGTGAGGCTATGGTGTGAGAGGATGAATAAGGTAATACTTTCTATAAAGGAAGAGGAAGGGGGTTTGAGGATACAAATACAGTTTTAAGGAGGTGGATGATATGAATATGCACGCAATAAATATTCTTTTGGTAGAAGATAATGAGGACGATATTGTAATAATTCAAAAGGTATTTAAAAAGCTTAAGCTTATCAACCCATTGTATATTGTAAGGGATGGGGAGGAGGCAATAGATTTTCTCTTAAATAAAGGAGATTATTCAGATAAAGAAAAAGCTCCAAGACCAGGGCTTATTTTATTAGATATAAATATGCCAAGGATGGATGGGTTTGAGACATTGGAAAATATCAAAAAAGAGCCGTGCTTAAAGACAATCCCTGTAATAATGCTTACTGTCTCAGAGAGGGAAGAGGATATTGTGAGAAGCTATGAGAATGGTGCGGTATCCTATATTACCAAGCCAATGGACTTTGAGCAATTTGTAAAGGTAATGGAGCAATTTGAGATTTATTGGACACTTGTCTCAAAGATACCAAAGTAAAAGCCTAAAGAGTCAGAGAGTCCAATGGTTAGAAAAAAGGGTGTATGGGTTTAGTTAATGAAAAACTAATTTTGAAGAATCCAAGAAGGCAGGAATTACAACCAGTAGAAGTTAGTTGCCTGGCAGATTCGGGTGCTCTACATTTGTGCATTCCTTCGCATATTCAAATTCAATTGGAATTAGAAGAAATAGATAAAAGAGAGGTAACATTGGCTGATGGAACGCAAAAACTTATTTCTTATGTTGGTCCAATTGAGCTGCATTTCAAAAATCGTGT is a genomic window of bacterium containing:
- a CDS encoding sulfurtransferase TusA family protein, yielding MYYFLIMAIEILDVRGLRCPHPVMKIAIKSPDMKKGDILEVLGDCPTFERGVRLWCERMNKVILSIKEEEGGLRIQIQF
- a CDS encoding clan AA aspartic protease, translating into MGLVNEKLILKNPRRQELQPVEVSCLADSGALHLCIPSHIQIQLELEEIDKREVTLADGTQKLISYVGPIELHFKNRVGFAGALVMGDQVLLGAIPMEDMDLIIIPKTRALEVNPSSPNIGTSIVKKVMEQFDIYWTLVSKIPK
- a CDS encoding response regulator translates to MNMHAINILLVEDNEDDIVIIQKVFKKLKLINPLYIVRDGEEAIDFLLNKGDYSDKEKAPRPGLILLDINMPRMDGFETLENIKKEPCLKTIPVIMLTVSEREEDIVRSYENGAVSYITKPMDFEQFVKVMEQFEIYWTLVSKIPK
- a CDS encoding CARDB domain-containing protein: MKKITPLLFSLFVFPDINWNFQVPSGICIDKAGMIYVVSSGDSRIKKYTRDGRLSLDFGERGEGKRCLDGPMDVAINSRGDIYVSDTWNNRISVFSPDGTFKMNIGGLGEGKGRFRYPNSIAFDKDDYLYVVDSGNGIVQKFSLEGRFIMEFGKKEGLKWPCGIAIDEDVYISDSSNDRIMRFNKDGGFIESIRGINNPGGLAFSPDKNLYITDSSSIVKLADNGFVPFIKGLSNPADLAFNRSSIFVSEKGGNRVLKFSLDGILEEEWKASGKSLERLNLPYDVALSKDGIYIADTGNNRILSLDFSFKPKAVWDFPSPIAIFVDGYENIYCLSSRENVVIKFDKGGNEILRLSSLTFPRDLLVDKKAIFVLCSKEIMRFSLDGEYLGTLCSSLKEPSCIAKDNFGFILVSDGNTIKKFSQSGILVKTIENLLSPAGIVVDKDSNIYVAEREKNCILKLDFYGKIIDVLPIKLLYPYGLFLDADSNLYIADCGNHRMVVFGEKDDRFLSPMKKKGVVKPKSNLADLVVSEIDVLEPKLGIWTRIKATIKNIGNTKADFISVGFFCNSSNIGFGKIIKSLKDKESTTINTIWLPSEEGIQTIRVVADCENKIEEENEENNINEKEIEVY